A window of Phragmites australis chromosome 2, lpPhrAust1.1, whole genome shotgun sequence genomic DNA:
CTCGTGTTATATACGACATGGACAGTGATGATGAAGCGTGGAATTTAAGTTGGAGGAAATCCTTAGCAGGTGAGAGCATCATTGCACACGAGTTGACAGAGGACTTGTTTGAGAGGGTTATGGACAAATTAGAGAAGTTTGCATATAGCCACAACTGCAATGAGCTCACCATTGATCAGATGAAGGAACTAGATATTGATAATGTATCTCTGGAAATCATTCAAGGGATACATGCTTATTGGCAAGGCAAGAGGCAGAAAAAGGGAATGCCGCTCATTCGACATTTCCAGGTGAACATATGTTTCAACATCCTTTTTTTTAGCTAGTTGTCTTTACCTTTATATTGCTTTCATGGTGCTTTGGTTTATGTAATGCAGAAAGCACGTGAAATTGGAGAAGAGTTATCTAGTTATGTTATTTATGTTTCATGTGATGATAGTAAGCAGTCTTGGCTTCTTTATGGTCCAAGTTCCCAACATAAACTTAGATGGTTGCAGTAAATATTTAAGTAGTTTTATACAGGTGCTAATCTACACCTAGGGTGTACAAAATTTCAGTAGTAACTACAGGATGGTGACTACTGAAGGCCTATTAGTGAACCATGTTCAGTGGTAACTCCTTTCGGTTCaatatttcacatttttttcaGTAGTAACTACTGGGTTTAGAATAAAACTCTACACCTAAGGTGTAGAGTAGTTTTATCTATGTATGTATTTATTAGCTAGGCGAATAGTGGAGAATTATCCTTAACATGATTTTCCAAAAAAACATTTACATCCATTTTTTGTTCCCAGCTTTGATAGTGCCAACTAAATGAAGTAAAAGAAAGGAATTTTTTTGGCAGTTTTTATATTGATTGCTAATTAGTTGTGTTCCTGAGTATTGTTCTGGCCTTAAGTACTCATAAAAATAGATCCTCCTGGGAATTTAAGGAGCTTCCGCATTGTTTAACTAGATATGGAATTTCTATTCTGAATTGGGCCCAAATAGAGTGTCGATAATGCAATTGTTTGGTCATTGTTAATTGTTTGTGGTAACTATTTTTATGATTTCGATTAGAATTTAGAGAAATGTGAACAATGTAATTCTTCCAGGGAAGTGTTTGGTTATGTTTTTCGCAGTTATGATGGTCCACCAAATAATGTTTCAGTAATGAGTACATACTCTCTTAACTTTTATATCATTTTCAGTCTGCTATGTGGAAAATTTACGagcagaagctacatgattGGGAATCTACAGTATACAGAATGCATGGTTCATCAAATGGGTACCAAGAAAAGAAATTGCCCCCAAAACCTGCATTGTTTGCCTTCTGTTTGAGGCCTCGTGGACTCCAAATGCCGTACAAGGGACCAAAGCAGCGTTCTCATAAGAAACTTATGTCCTCAGGGTGCCATAGCTTTTCAAGAGAGCAAGAAAGCTTTTACCGACCAGGTACTCTTCCTTAATGTCTTCTagtctaatatttttttctttccttttttcccGGTTTGCTTATGTCTATTTCTCTTGTCCAATATCAGGCAAGAGATACAATGAATATGTTGGGGATGGGAGGACATGTGAATTGTATGATAGTGGTTCTCTTTATTCACCAACAGGATATTCTCCTAGGTTCTCTATGAGAACAGATTCCCCTCGAGCATTCGATGCCACAGAAAGAAGTTATACACCAAGATACTTCAGGACCAATAGTACCAAAAGGAGTGCAAGCTTTGCATTCTCTGATGATAATCAGCCATCACCTTCCTTCCGCCATCAGAAAGTGAAGCGAGGCACCCCTGATCATTGGAACACTGCCATTCATGAATGGCAGAACTCGAAGCACCTCTTCCCGAGTGCATCCCAGAGCCACCGCGTTGATTTTGAGGAGCTTAAGCTGTGGGATGCCACGAGCGCCGCGCAGCACGCAGCAACCATGGCAAAGCTCAAGAGGGAAAGGGCCCACTGCCTGATGCACCAGGCTGATCTTGCCCTCCATAAGGCCGCCGTGGCCCTCATGATGGCTGAAGCGATCAAATCATCCAACAGCGACACATCCCGGGATGGTAGAGGGGATTTCAGGGACGAACAACACTAACCTTTTCCATTTTTTTGCCACGAGCCCATGCGCATATATGCAACTTGCTCTCGATGCATCTTTTGTTGATAGAAGGGAGTTTGTTTGCTCCATTCAATCAACTCATTAGATAGCATCcccctcccttttttttttcctttgatcCCTTGTacataggttttctttaatatcCCTTCTCTTATTTAGACCTCTCGGTTATTGCTGGCGAAGAATGGGCCAGAATGGTAGGTCAGCTATCTGTTGGTACAATCTGGCTTGTTGTCTGCACAACGGCTCTGTTCTCTCATGGTTGAGTTAGTCCATGGAATGCGACTGTTTGGGGGCTTCTGGCCGCTACGGCGCTACCCCAAAGAAACGATGGAGACATGAATGGAAGGCATAGTACAGCTTGTGCTTCTGAGATTGACGTATGGACCCCTGGTATGTCTTACTGTGTTTCTGTTTCTGTTTCTGTTTCTTTCATGGGTGCTACACGCTACAGGGATACATTCTACTATACTTAAATAGTGTGACCCGAATGCCGACACGCGCACGGTTTACATGCCACATGTAAACTGTGTGCCCAGACAACTTATGGCTTTAATGAATTTAGAAATATCCACATGGATATATGTGGCACGAAATTGGATGCTTACCGTGTGACATGGTGAGCAGTGCCAGTGTACACCACACACGGGCCACATAGGCCATGTCCATACATGGCTATCAATGAGTCTGGTAAGCTAAAGCCAATTACTTTTCTGGACGTCGctcgttttttttcttttcttcttgaaTGTATGCCCTTCATCTGAATGCATCTTCATGAAAGGGAAATGTAAATCATTTGTGGTATTAGCAAAGGTTCACTCACCTTTCCTTCTCGATCTTCCTGGTATCTGGCGAGAACAATTATGTTTGCGGGGAATCCAGGCTTGGGTGAATAGTGCATCTTCCTCGGCTTTGGTGGCTGCGAAGCTAGGGTTTAGTTCATCTGAAGCCCTACCCCTAAAGGGATATGGGTGGGTGAaggacggcggtggtggcgatggTTGTTGCATGGAGGACAACGATGGGTGGTGTTGGAAGCTGGCACTATGACGACAAAGGAGCAGTGGTGAACGCTAGTGGAGGATACAACATCGCTGTTGCGGAGAATAGGAAGTAGGACCATGGGGGAGGTAGAGAAGGTAGTGGACAATGCCAGTAGCTGGGTGAAGGTGAAGGGTGATGGCCTCGGGTTGGAGGGGATGGGATTAGGGTCCCATTAATGAGAAGCGGATGACATCTATATATGTCGGAAGGATTGGCTAGGGAAATGAGCATGATTAGATCTTAATCTAAATGATGAAAATAACAAAAACAAAGATTTTTTTCGGTGTGTGCCTGATGCAGAGGCTGGAACTTTATTCCAAGTTCCTTTGTTCAGTGTCCGGAGAGACTCACTTACCGAGGGCATTTGTAATgggagcgataggattacccgagaatcCCAGAGGCTTGGTGATGTCCGAAGTACTGCCATGATACCGAACACTATAGCTTACCATGACAGACATAGGCCACAACAATTGTCTTATATGTTGCCTTATAGCATTCACACATAAGATTTTATATGATGAGAAAAAGACGTTTTCTCACGAAACATCTCATAATATAAAATTTAGCACTATGCGATTGACACATGCGACACATCATTGTACTGTATGTTGTCGTGATGTGTTTTCTTCATGTTACACCGATCCACAAATTAAGGGTTTGTGGATTtactaaaagaaaaaagagaacaaGTTATAGGACATTTTGCTAAGCCGTCTCAAAGATTACATGGAGGCTAACACCTATAAGACGACATCATAATACTAGTACATCAACAGTGAGTAATTTGTGGTGGTTTCTTATCCTTTACTTGCCACTTGAATATTCCCCAAACGGAAGTAACGAGCACCACAGATCAGGGATGAGTAGCTAGAATATAGAACAGCTTATGTTTAGCGATAAGCCTCAGATATCTGGGCCAGAGCAATCTGCGAAAATGTATCTCATTCGGCGAGCCTTCAGTCCTGGCCACCAAAACCAAAACAAGAAAATGACGGCACGTTAGGAAATCGTCCCGACTCTCGAGTGACCAAGAGTCCAAGATGTACTTATCAAGTACCATTCACAGCTGCTTTAGTTGACAACAAAATGTGCATATCAAATAAGGCTTTCACTCCCGGGCtccatttttgaaaaatcaaTCATTGCTAGTCCCTAGTCTTAACTCGAAACATCAGCTGGGTTATAATCTCAggacaattttttatttgccaTTGCAAATTGCTCTAATCCGGATCTGCCATCACACATAGGCTAATCCCGTGCATACACTTGTGCACggaattttttatttgccaTTGCAAATCTTATATTCACTAATTAAAGGCTCTTTTTGGTGCCTTCACGCTAATcctaaaaaaatcctagaatttttcATAAAACAGCAAAGCATCCAACCGTcaaattgattgattgactaactataaccatagatcaacaatcAGATGAAACaatatagaagattaaaaaataaatcatagagttCAACCACAACACTACTTCTTCACTtaccttttcttcctttttttagaTACCCTTTGTCCAACAAGTTTATGTTAGCAAACttcaacttagttacgttagcaatcaacacacttttccaaatcaattaaaatatgccaattaaatatgcgtgtaatcaaacattacaaaattaaaataacagaacgcaaacatattacggattatcacataaaaataatatcaaagaatttataatgtatttccaaacataataatatgagatacgatggcgagattaaaaataataataattttaaaaaatcaagaaacaaataaaaatcaatttgcataacacataaaatgaaaattataaattagatctattcacaaataataaacatgattctaatattatgaacaaaaattacatttatattttacatttcaatatttaaatataaatagctgatgtatcttagcatataatcattattaacataaatatctataatttAACTGTAAACTAAATTTTTAGCCTATGCAATCGCATAAGTTGATGTGCTAGTTGCTCTGATCCGGATCTATCATCGCACATCGGCTAATCCTGTGCATACTACTTGCGCAAACCTAACTCTTATTTGTCATTGCCATTATGCCCATTATGCCcttgtcttcttcctctatCCCTCAGCTATGTTACCCACTCCATTTGACCGCGTGTGGTAGTGTGTGCAGATCATGAAGGGATAGTGTTTGGGGGAGATTGCAGAAGGGGAGACCTTGAAAGATGCAGATCCTGCATAGGTCCTACGTCGGCCACGCCTCGGCTTGCTCCTtcatctccctcccctctctattCCTGATCCAGGCTAACACCCGAGGAAGCCGCTGCCGTCAATCCAAATCACACCGCTGCCATGGAGATgcttcaaatttttattttttatgtgaaatggatcaaaccaaatcaaagaGGAGAAACAAGGCTGGGGTAGACAAGTATTTTTACACTCCGCTACACGTCAATAATGGCATGTAAGGGTAAGATTTGCACGAATGGCATTTAGTGGCATACACGGAATTAGCTGATTTGCGATGGTTAAAGAAATTTGCAatagcaaataaaaaattatccctATATTTTTCATGACCATTGTAAagctgtaattaattttttactcATTCTTAACATCAGTGTTAGGCTAACGGAGAGCTCGAGTAAAATTCTAGAACCGTATCCAGAAAAAAggcaaaattctagaaaatctacaataattttacatcaacttcaaatgaaaatgtgCAAGGATGCCTACGACGGATTGGAGGTTTGCAACAGCATTTCAATTCTCAAAATAGCCAATCCGATCGAACGGCAGCACCAATGCTCATTGTACCGTCTCGATCGGATAATCCATCAAGAACACACCGATATTAATTTGATCTTTCTTTCCCAAATAGTTACCAGAGCGGCGTTTAATCAAATCGAATCAAGATTGGCAGCAGCGTTAATACAATACTACGTCCTTGTGGACTCCATTCTACTTGGCAGCTGTTTTTTGCGGAGAGCAATGCATGCGACGTCGCAAACCAGCTAATTGCCGGCGGCCACCTGCTGCGCGACGAACGCCCTGAGGTTCCTCTCCGACGAGCCGCCttccgccgcggcggcgcgcgccgtCTCCCTCCACATCGCGGCCTTGGCGCGCACCATCTCGGACGTGGCGAAGTCGAGGCACCTCCGTAGCTCATCGGCCTCCAGCACGCCGTCCTTGTCGCTCACCGCGACCCTGACCCCCGTGCCGAGCCGTTCCACCAGCCACGCGTTGGTGCCTTGGTCCGTCCACTGCGGCACGCCCACGACGGGCACGCCGCACGCCACGCTCTCCAGCGTCGAGTTCCACCCACAGTGCGTCACGAAGCACCCCACAGCAGGGTGCGACAGCACCCTCACCTGGTCGCACCACTCCACCACCATGCCGCGCTCGCCGCCGAGTGCGGTGGCGTCGTTATCGCCGCCGTCTTCGATGCTGCGGTTGTCCTTACGCAGCACCCACAGGAACGGCCGGCCGCTCTCAGCCATGCCGCGCGCAACCTCCTCGATCTGCCGCTTGCTCATCACCGACAGGCTCCCGAACGAGATGTACACAACCGAGCCGGCCTCCTGCGCGTCCAGCCACTCGAGGTAGCCCTTGCCGTCCTGCTTGAACAGGTCGTTGTCGGACGGCGGCGCGGTGCCGTTCTTGGCGCCGGCAGCCGTAGCGTCGTTGAGAAAGGAGAGCACGGGGCCGACGGGGACCACGTCGAGGCCGTGCTCCCTCAGCGACGCCACCGCCCCAGGCTCCATGGCGTCAAACGTGTTGGCGAGCACGGTGGGCCTGTCCTCACGGCCGAGCGCGTCGACGAGGTCGCGAAACGCGGTGACCACGAAGGCGTAGGGGTCATTCTCGgaggtgatggtgatgaacGACGGCAGGTCGCGGATGCGGAGGGGTGGGAGCCCCGGCACGCGGACGGTAGCCCAGGGGTCACCCCCCGCCGCGGCAATGGCCTTGTCAACGCCGTCGGTGCCGCGGAAGAAGTGCACGTAGGCGGCGAGCACGGTGGCCGGCTGGATCCAGTAGAGCGCGGCGGGCACGCCGTGGTCGCGGGCGACGTCGGCCACCCACGACAGCAGCAGCGTGTAGACGACGCGCGTGACGGGGCGCCCCGCGTCGCGGAGGCGGTCGAGGACGCCCGCCAGCGTGCGGGAGCCCACGACCTTGATCTGGGACATGTAGTGCGTGTGGTCGTGGACGGCGCTGTCGAACCCCGCGTCGTAGCCGTCGGAGTATGGCACGTACCACACGCCCCCGGCGTCCTGGTGGCCCTCCCCCGCCTCCTCGTCGGCCACCGCGCCGGGGAACATCTTGCGGTACGCGGACACGGCCGTGGAGACGGTGACCCGCGCCCCCGTGGCGCGCAGCAGGCGGCGTGCGAGGTGGCGCGCCGGGTTGATGTGGCCCTGCGCCGGGTACGTGGCCACCAAGAAGTGCGGctcgggcgccgccgccgagatcTCCTCCATGGCCGGCATTGTTCGCCTATGCAAATCGCGCAACAGCCCAAGGCTCAGGACAAGCTGTTTCTGGAAGGTAGTGAGGCTGATGACGGTGGCAGGCGAGCTAGTGAGCTGGTGAACAACGATGTGGTCGTGGAGGCAGAGCGGGCGTGGCTTGCCGCGTATTTATACGGAGGGAGAAGACGCGATGACGCAAGCGGTGAGGGTAGCCGCGCCGGAACGGCCGCAGGGCGGTGCGGTCAGTAGATAAGGCTGGCCGTTGGCCTTGCTTGCTCGGTGGCGGGTGCACAGCGCAGGTCTACAGCGGCTACAGGCTACAAGTGTTTGTGTGGTGCCTGCCTGGAGCAAAATGCCAGCAAGATATCCATTTGCTGCAACTCCAAACGACTGGAGCTGACCACATGTTTCCTAGCGGTGTTACCAGCACACAGCACATTACACGAGTCTCGGAATTTGACTTGATTTAAATATACAATTTAcccaaaaaaaatagatatacgAAATTAAATTCGACATCTGACACATATTAGGCTTAGTCGTCGATTGTCCTGTGGCGCTCGAGTCTGTAGCGTAGCGTCGTAGCTGACCTGCAGAGAGCTTAGTGTTTGTGTTTTGCCTTTGCGAGTCTGTTTACTGTGTTGCTGGGGCGCTCAATCTAAATTCTAATCACAATTTACTTTTTATGTTTAGTATTGTCCTGCGTAACAGTATAGTATTGCACTACTATTGCTATGTTTCGTAAATATATTACATCCGAAAATAGTAGCCCTCGTCCGGTGAGTTATTTGTTGATTTTTCTGAATTTTGTCCCGGTAGAAACTGGTTAGTTTCTTACTGAGCCTTCGGGATGATTTGTACAAAGTTATTTGCTTCAAAAAGACCTGAGTAAtttatcatcggactatctagTCAGTGCACAACTTATAAACTTTTTTTGAGAATACTCCGATGTGTATATTTTTCATCAACACCATACTATCTGGTGGCTTCATCTGTTTTGCTCTTTTCTACAGATtagctccggtgtgtacactttCTTTTACACCGGACTATACGGTGAGGGCTTTTCTCCTGTAGCTTCtctaatttaatcaaactttattCCGGCTAtttgacttctttatgtattacatctatgagacctactaaaatatatacttgataaacatgttagtcttattaactatgttgttattaataattaaaatcatatacataCTTTAAAGATGTTTCGTTACAATCTCCTTAAAAGCATGTTCGCTATAGGGATGGGCAAACAAATATGGACATCAAAGTTGGTGAAAACTACCTGTAATTGCCAATAAATCACCTATACCGATCCCTCTCCCTTTGTACCaccctctgctcctcctcctcctcccggtgtTCTTCCGTGTCGCCCCGTCCATCCTCCTTCGTGCCGCACCCCATGCCTCCCCCGATGCCGCCACCTTCCACATCCTCACCTCCGCGCTCTGCCACGCCCACTGTCCCTCCGCCATCGCAGACATCCTGCACTGCATGCccgccctcctcctcgaccCCGAAGAGCACCACTGTCGCGCGATCCTCGCCTCCCTATTCCAGTGCGACCTCCCTCAAGACACGCTGATGTTCTTGGATGACATGCGACAGTGGGGCGTCTCACCGAGCAGGTCGGACCATCACGCTGTCCTGGTCGGACCATCATGTTGTCCTCAATGCGCTCCTGCGGGAGGGGATGGCGGCCAAGGCGTACGAGGCAATGGTGAAGCAGATGGATGCCGATGGGGATGTCGGTGCGCTGTGCAACAAGGGTGACCTGGCAGGCGCAGGCATGATGGTGGAGTGCATGGAGCACGTCGGCTGCCTACCGGACGTCAAGATTTTCAGTGTCGTAGTCACCGGGTGTGTGTCTTCTGGTGACACGGATGTAGCGAGGGTATGAGGAAGATGTGTTGCAATTTGCGGGAGAGGAAGACACATAGTTAATTGCATTTGGCATGCGCTAGCACTAGAAGAGTAGAAGTTAGCAGCCGCCGCCGGAGCCGAACAGGGGCTGTTGCGGGTGAGGTCACTGTTTCTGTTGTTGATCATCGGTGAGCATAATTTGTATGATTGATGTATTAGTTACTACTTGATggttaaaaaataatacaatatGAATTATGTTTTATTTACTATTTTATTCTGCAAATTCGTATTTCTAAAATAGATACAAAGGAATAAACTGGATAAATATTTACTACAAAAGCTAAGAGCATTAGAGACATTACAAAACATAAGCTGTTATCTAACTCTCTCACAATCCAAATAGCCAAACAGTCATTAACTTTTGATCTTTcaacttttcacaatccaattttcacaatttagcatctaaaaactattttttcacCCTGCTGAAACCGACAGAGCTGACTCCTCTGTCGTCCTCTCCGTCAGTAACGGCCAGGTTCTAGAAGGCGTGGGCGCAGAATACAACCCGCTGCCGAGCAAGAACAAGGCACGACGGCGATGGACACCCGACTACCCAACCCGAACCCCCCATATACGCATGAGCTGGATACGGAAGACGTGACATGCGGGGTTACAATCGCAATCCAGTAACCCACACGAGGCCGGCCGGGTTAGCTGCATCTGCATGGTTGGTTCGGGCAGGCAGGTCGCCGGTGACGTGCGCGATGACGAACAGACAGAGAATGCACACGTGCACTGCAGGGTTGGCCGACCTGAGCCTGTCCGTGTTCGGTTCACTGCCACGCGCGGGCGCGGCGACGTGGAGTTCGGCGTCGGCACCTACGGCTTGCGTCTCCGGGGGCTGCTCCGCGCGCGGCCGGCGGACGTGCCGTGCCGGCCGCACGCCCAGCCGCCCGGCGACGTAAGCGCCGCCGATCGTGCTCAAATTGGGAACCACCGGTCCGAAGCTTGACGTTTTGGATCGCAAGAGACCGTCACGCTACGTGCAGGCTAGTTTACTTGGCTTGTGATCGTAGTTAAGAGAAAAAAAGTTTAAGAACGAATTTTTTCCACCTTTTAGTTAGTGGGTTTAAGAGTAGGGTTAAAACATAAATTCTAATTAATGGTGAAGgtgtaattattttttattgaatatgtATCCCTCATTTAATTATCACTCCTCTCTCAATAAGATATTGGCGAGAATTCATCCATAAACTCTCGTTCCCGCAAAACAAACAAGAGATTTTCAAACCCTTTGTCTCTAAACTCCTATTATCTCTCACCGATTACCCCGAACCAAATCATGTTTGGTCCTACGAGATCGATCGATCATCAACCCACCGGCTGATACATCGAGCGGCCAACAGTTTAAATTTTGATCTAGACAGGTAAGCATGAACGGCAAGTGCAGACCGGGCAGTAAGACGATCTGGTCTGATCAGACAGATCTGATCTGATCTCCAATGGCTGCGCTGTGGCGTCGAGTAAGGCCACACTGGTCACATGACTTGTGTACTATGCAGGGCAGTATCTGATCTGGAATTTGTTGCTCAAGATGCGTAGTATTATTACTAGCAACAACAAGTATGTGTTCTGtatatataaatcaataatattataataaaaattaaaaaattatagaaaaataattaaaaaatagaaggtTGGACATGCATCTCTATATAtggggaaaaataatgatgtaTTAATACTATTTAATATTGATAGCGTCTATGTTTTTAAATTAGTTGAAAGTTTCTAGATAATTGAGATAAGAGGAGACTAGTGTCCaactttaattataaattatttaatcGTATAAGATGTATGATATATATCGTTTAAATATATCAtaatttgttatttttataagaGCCTAAGTTATAGATGGCTTGGCGCTCTTGTTCCAGTTTCTGACATCTTTATTGATTTCCTTCAATCATGTTCTGCATGATTGAGGCATGGAAGCGGGATTAAACTACTGAGCAAGTCGGGTTCTTTCTTACACTTCTAGAAGCCTTCAACCAGCATCGAAAGCAGCAGATGCGACGCTTCTAGAACTTGAAGCTTCCACTGATCGTCTCGTATCGTTCCACAAGAATCGTGGCGGAATCTCCATCGACGGGTACTGTTTGTCAGCGTCGGTCCAGTTGGGCTCCTCTTAACATACTCCAAAGGTCCAAATAGTGCTGGAAGCTTGAAAAACTCAACAGGTAGACAACTATTATTTCAGGTGCCCTGTATTTGTCTGTCCTTTTAGATTTGATAATCCGTGGCGCGTCCAAGACCGCAAGTATGGAGGCTATCCCtactcttcttccttcttctcttaGCGATTAAATCTAAATACCAATTAGAACGAAATGAATAAACagttttaaaattaattatttagtgattaataaAACTTATGACAAataactaaagatcactagaacTATGTCAAATTTTACAATCATAAGATgatatgcaacaatttatattttaaaaataaattacataaggtaaattgcatgaataTAAGTAACACAAGAGATGACATCCGAATTTTATCTTGTATATCGATGATTTACCGATCACACGTAATCCACATTGAGGTGAGTTAAGCTTCTAACTGCTTCTGTATCAAATATGCAATTCTCACACAGAGAAAAGACTTACACCGAATAACTTGATCTTAAACTAGAATAGAACAATAAACTATTCAATACCTTGATTT
This region includes:
- the LOC133897839 gene encoding UDP-glycosyltransferase 75C1-like, which codes for MPAMEEISAAAPEPHFLVATYPAQGHINPARHLARRLLRATGARVTVSTAVSAYRKMFPGAVADEEAGEGHQDAGGVWYVPYSDGYDAGFDSAVHDHTHYMSQIKVVGSRTLAGVLDRLRDAGRPVTRVVYTLLLSWVADVARDHGVPAALYWIQPATVLAAYVHFFRGTDGVDKAIAAAGGDPWATVRVPGLPPLRIRDLPSFITITSENDPYAFVVTAFRDLVDALGREDRPTVLANTFDAMEPGAVASLREHGLDVVPVGPVLSFLNDATAAGAKNGTAPPSDNDLFKQDGKGYLEWLDAQEAGSVVYISFGSLSVMSKRQIEEVARGMAESGRPFLWVLRKDNRSIEDGGDNDATALGGERGMVVEWCDQVRVLSHPAVGCFVTHCGWNSTLESVACGVPVVGVPQWTDQGTNAWLVERLGTGVRVAVSDKDGVLEADELRRCLDFATSEMVRAKAAMWRETARAAAAEGGSSERNLRAFVAQQVAAGN